One genomic window of Candidatus Nitrospira inopinata includes the following:
- a CDS encoding nucleotide-binding protein yields MATLISVASGKGGVGKSVVSTNLALALAKAGRQVLLADLDVGGADAHILLGELKPPVTLTDFLNKRVHHLGDAAVPITFHPNLRLIAGTGDTLATANMAYARKKRLMSQFQGLNADVVVIDVGAGTNYHSLDFFLMADVHLAVATPEPTSVLDLYRFIKLAAIRRVLACFLARSPLSEALSNRDFSSVEEVMDVAGATDPEGRDVAASALRAFRPGLIVNRVSGRSHVNVLYLRKVLRDYVGGDIVLLGEIPEDPAVGRAVQKFMPVIEAVPESPAAKGLLAVSAVLERLLAEGPAVASSPRDVESSPYRRQTPRSPEAVSCEAVPSSP; encoded by the coding sequence ATGGCGACTCTTATTTCCGTGGCATCAGGGAAAGGCGGTGTGGGCAAGAGCGTCGTCTCGACCAACCTGGCGCTGGCGCTTGCAAAGGCTGGTCGACAGGTTCTGCTGGCTGATCTCGACGTGGGAGGAGCCGATGCCCATATCTTGCTTGGAGAGCTGAAACCGCCGGTCACTCTCACGGATTTTTTAAACAAACGGGTTCACCACTTGGGCGACGCGGCCGTCCCGATCACGTTTCATCCGAATCTCCGCCTCATTGCGGGAACAGGCGATACCTTGGCGACGGCCAACATGGCCTATGCCCGCAAGAAACGGTTGATGAGCCAATTTCAAGGTCTCAACGCAGACGTGGTCGTCATCGATGTCGGAGCCGGCACCAACTATCATTCACTGGATTTCTTTCTGATGGCCGATGTTCATCTCGCGGTCGCTACGCCGGAGCCGACGTCGGTGCTGGATCTGTACCGATTCATCAAATTGGCGGCGATCCGACGAGTGCTGGCCTGTTTTCTTGCCCGCAGTCCCCTGTCCGAGGCTCTGTCCAACCGCGACTTTTCCAGCGTGGAGGAAGTCATGGACGTTGCGGGAGCGACCGACCCGGAGGGACGAGACGTGGCGGCCTCGGCCTTGCGAGCGTTTCGACCCGGATTGATCGTCAATCGCGTCTCCGGTCGCTCCCACGTCAACGTGCTGTATCTCCGCAAAGTTCTTCGAGACTACGTCGGCGGCGACATCGTATTGCTTGGAGAGATTCCCGAGGATCCGGCGGTGGGACGGGCGGTTCAAAAATTCATGCCCGTCATCGAAGCTGTTCCCGAGTCTCCCGCCGCCAAGGGGTTGTTGGCCGTCTCCGCGGTTCTTGAGCGATTGTTGGCCGAAGGTCCCGCCGTTGCTTCCTCCCCGCGTGACGTCGAATCGTCTCCTTATCGGCGCCAGACGCCGCGTTCTCCAGAAGCGGTTTCCTGCGAGGCTGTTCCCTCAAGCCCGTAG
- the prcB gene encoding proteasome subunit beta, translated as MKSPYFPDFESSSFFDFLAEHRPGLLPGAGKTASAGRAVPPEQTAQGAHLTVPHATTVLAVKYRDGVVIAGDRRATEGFQIADRRIEKVFKIDDWSAMAIAGAAGPCIEMAKLFQTELEHYEKLEGVPLSCEGKANKLGQMVKANLPLAFQGLIVMPLFAGYDVKRGEGRIFKYDLAGGRYEESDYHAIGSGGKDARNTMREHFRKSMAEPDALDLALTALYNAADDDVGTGGPDLVRGIYPTAKFVTAQGIVDVSDEKVRSVYDGLIAARRSREA; from the coding sequence ATGAAGTCGCCCTATTTCCCTGATTTTGAGAGTTCCAGCTTTTTTGATTTCCTTGCCGAACACCGGCCGGGTCTTCTGCCGGGCGCAGGAAAAACCGCATCCGCCGGCCGCGCCGTGCCACCGGAGCAGACGGCTCAAGGAGCGCACCTGACGGTCCCCCACGCCACCACGGTTTTGGCCGTCAAGTATCGTGACGGCGTGGTCATCGCGGGGGACCGACGGGCGACGGAGGGGTTCCAAATCGCCGACCGACGCATTGAAAAAGTCTTCAAGATCGACGACTGGTCCGCCATGGCGATCGCGGGCGCCGCCGGGCCCTGCATCGAGATGGCCAAATTGTTCCAGACGGAGCTGGAGCACTACGAAAAATTGGAAGGCGTGCCGTTGTCGTGCGAAGGAAAAGCGAACAAGCTCGGTCAGATGGTCAAGGCCAATCTTCCCCTGGCGTTCCAAGGGCTCATTGTCATGCCGCTTTTCGCGGGATACGACGTGAAGCGCGGCGAAGGGCGCATCTTCAAGTATGACCTCGCCGGCGGCCGATACGAAGAGTCCGATTATCACGCGATCGGGTCGGGCGGGAAGGACGCCCGCAACACCATGCGCGAACACTTTCGAAAAAGCATGGCCGAGCCGGACGCGCTCGACCTGGCGCTGACGGCCCTGTATAACGCCGCGGACGACGACGTGGGCACCGGGGGGCCGGATCTTGTGCGAGGCATTTATCCGACGGCCAAGTTCGTGACGGCCCAAGGGATCGTCGACGTGTCCGACGAGAAGGTTCGCTCGGTGTACGACGGGTTGATCGCCGCGCGCCGTTCGAGGGAGGCGTAA
- the prcA gene encoding proteasome subunit alpha has product MPLPYYVSPEQMMQDKAEYAKKGIAKGRSIIAMEYADGVLLTADNPSASLHKISEVYDNIAFAGAGKYSEFENLRKAGIRHADLKGFMYSREDVTARSLANGYSQSLGTIFSQEIKPLEVEILVVQVGVNGHPNEIYRISFDGSIIDEKNFAVIGGRAEAVQSVLKDKISTEPTALGAALSLCVSALEQTANQKLPPEGLEVALLDRNRLGRKFRRLSVADVRRLLSD; this is encoded by the coding sequence ATGCCGCTGCCGTATTACGTGTCCCCCGAACAGATGATGCAGGACAAGGCCGAGTATGCCAAGAAGGGCATTGCCAAGGGCCGGTCGATCATCGCCATGGAATACGCGGACGGTGTCCTGCTGACGGCGGACAATCCCAGCGCTTCTCTGCACAAGATCTCGGAGGTGTACGACAACATCGCCTTTGCCGGAGCAGGCAAATACAGCGAGTTTGAAAACTTGCGGAAGGCCGGTATCAGGCACGCCGATCTCAAGGGATTCATGTACAGTCGGGAAGACGTGACAGCTCGCTCGCTCGCGAACGGCTATTCACAAAGTCTCGGCACGATATTCAGCCAGGAGATCAAACCCCTCGAAGTGGAAATTTTGGTCGTGCAAGTCGGCGTCAACGGCCATCCCAACGAGATCTATCGCATTTCCTTCGACGGCAGCATCATCGACGAAAAAAATTTTGCGGTCATCGGGGGAAGGGCGGAGGCCGTTCAATCGGTTTTGAAGGACAAGATCTCGACCGAGCCGACCGCGTTGGGAGCCGCTCTGTCGCTTTGCGTGTCGGCGCTCGAACAGACGGCCAATCAGAAATTGCCCCCCGAAGGTCTGGAAGTCGCGTTGTTGGACCGCAACCGCCTCGGCCGAAAATTTCGTCGATTGTCGGTCGCCGACGTTCGACGGCTGCTCTCCGATTAG
- a CDS encoding thiazole synthase: MTDDRLIIAGREFKSRLWVGTGKYKSFAETQKAIEASGADVVTVAVRRVNITDRSKENLLDYIDPKKYTILPNTAGCYTVEDAVRYSRLARAAGVSDLVKLEVIGDEKTLFPDTAGLIEAARILIKEGFIVLPYTNDDPIVAKKLVDIGCPAVMPLAAPIGSGLGIRNPYNLKILMESVNVPVIVDAGVGTASDAALAMEYGADAVLMNTAIAGARDPIAMAEAMKYAVWAGRLAYKAGRIPKKLYATASSPIEGML; encoded by the coding sequence ATGACGGACGATCGGTTGATCATCGCAGGGCGTGAGTTCAAGTCACGACTGTGGGTAGGAACGGGCAAGTACAAAAGTTTCGCCGAAACCCAAAAAGCCATCGAGGCGTCGGGAGCCGACGTCGTCACGGTGGCGGTACGCCGCGTCAATATCACCGATCGATCCAAAGAAAACCTGCTCGACTACATCGATCCCAAGAAATACACGATCCTCCCCAATACGGCCGGTTGCTACACGGTGGAGGACGCGGTGCGGTATTCCCGTCTTGCCCGCGCCGCCGGCGTCTCCGATTTGGTGAAACTCGAGGTGATCGGGGACGAAAAAACGTTGTTTCCCGATACGGCCGGTTTGATCGAAGCGGCGAGAATTCTGATCAAAGAAGGGTTCATCGTGCTGCCCTACACGAACGACGACCCGATCGTCGCCAAGAAACTGGTCGATATCGGATGCCCGGCGGTGATGCCGTTGGCCGCGCCGATCGGATCGGGGCTCGGGATCAGAAATCCGTACAATCTGAAGATTCTCATGGAGAGCGTCAACGTCCCGGTCATCGTCGATGCAGGCGTGGGAACGGCGTCAGACGCGGCGTTGGCCATGGAATACGGGGCCGACGCGGTATTGATGAATACGGCTATCGCCGGTGCGCGAGATCCCATTGCCATGGCGGAAGCGATGAAATACGCGGTCTGGGCAGGCCGGTTGGCGTACAAGGCCGGCCGAATTCCCAAGAAACTCTACGCGACGGCGAGCAGTCCGATAGAGGGAATGCTCTGA
- a CDS encoding S41 family peptidase: MIAIALLGGILIGKGWERTGYASETYEELKTFSEVLNQIQRHYVDETKPKELIQGAIRGMLATLDPHSAYMTPEMYKEMQVETKGEFGGVGIQIGVKDNRLAVIAPIEGTPAHRAGIKAGDFIVKVNDETTKDLSLMDAVQKMRGPKGSKVSLTVQREGTPEPLVFTLVRDTIKIESVKSKVIENNLGYVRLTQFQESTGKDLAKAIKQFKEQKVQGVIIDLRNNPGGLLTAAVDVSEQFLPSGKLIVYTKSRDGKKDEWFAKAKDHLDNLPLIVLVNEGSASASEIVAGALQDWGRAVVVGTTSFGKGSVQTILALGDGSGLRLTTAKYYTPKGRTIQSTGITPDIVVKAPQPVVAKATENQSQAGEKDSEGKGGKSPAGAGKDQASPVGKSSDEVGAKTGTTPPVATAEAGTDLSIEEDVQLQKAVELLKTWKIFKELKPS; encoded by the coding sequence ATGATCGCCATCGCGCTTCTCGGCGGGATTCTGATCGGCAAAGGGTGGGAGCGGACCGGCTACGCCAGTGAGACCTACGAAGAGCTCAAGACGTTTTCCGAAGTGCTGAATCAAATTCAGCGACATTATGTGGACGAGACGAAGCCGAAAGAATTGATTCAAGGCGCCATTCGCGGCATGCTCGCGACGCTCGACCCGCATTCCGCCTATATGACTCCCGAGATGTATAAGGAGATGCAGGTTGAGACCAAGGGAGAATTCGGAGGGGTGGGGATCCAGATCGGCGTGAAAGACAATCGTTTGGCCGTGATCGCGCCCATTGAAGGAACTCCGGCGCATCGGGCGGGGATCAAGGCCGGTGATTTCATCGTCAAGGTCAATGATGAAACGACGAAAGATCTTTCCTTGATGGACGCGGTCCAAAAGATGCGGGGACCGAAAGGGAGCAAGGTAAGTTTGACGGTTCAGCGGGAGGGCACGCCCGAACCCCTCGTGTTTACGTTGGTCAGGGACACGATCAAGATCGAAAGCGTCAAGTCGAAGGTCATTGAAAACAATTTGGGATACGTGCGGCTGACGCAATTCCAAGAATCGACGGGCAAGGATTTGGCCAAGGCCATCAAACAATTCAAAGAGCAGAAGGTCCAAGGCGTCATCATCGATTTACGGAACAATCCCGGCGGACTGTTGACCGCCGCGGTCGACGTCTCCGAGCAGTTTCTGCCGAGCGGGAAACTGATCGTCTACACCAAGAGCCGCGACGGGAAGAAAGACGAATGGTTCGCCAAGGCCAAAGATCATCTGGACAATCTTCCTCTCATCGTGTTGGTCAACGAAGGATCGGCCAGCGCCTCGGAGATCGTGGCCGGCGCCCTTCAAGATTGGGGACGGGCCGTCGTCGTCGGAACCACCTCGTTCGGCAAGGGATCGGTCCAGACCATTCTGGCGCTCGGCGACGGGTCGGGACTGCGTCTGACGACGGCCAAGTATTACACGCCGAAGGGACGGACCATTCAATCGACGGGGATTACGCCGGACATCGTGGTGAAGGCGCCGCAGCCCGTCGTTGCCAAGGCGACCGAGAACCAAAGTCAAGCGGGCGAGAAAGATTCCGAGGGGAAGGGCGGAAAGTCTCCTGCTGGTGCGGGAAAGGATCAGGCGTCTCCTGTCGGGAAGTCGTCGGACGAGGTCGGCGCCAAAACCGGGACGACTCCTCCGGTCGCAACGGCGGAGGCGGGGACCGATCTTTCGATCGAGGAAGACGTCCAATTGCAAAAGGCCGTGGAGCTGCTCAAAACCTGGAAGATCTTCAAGGAGCTCAAGCCCTCTTAA
- the thiS gene encoding sulfur carrier protein ThiS, with translation MGEAIKIQVNGETRDWRDGVTVADLLRDLEIATDRVAVEVNLEILDRAKFAEHRLRDGDRVEILSFIGGGALCIGGGGVDAPRMGEPRESPRAHGFPRHFLKRGL, from the coding sequence ATGGGTGAAGCGATCAAAATCCAGGTGAACGGCGAGACGAGGGACTGGCGCGACGGCGTGACGGTAGCGGATTTGTTGCGGGATCTGGAGATCGCGACCGACCGTGTGGCGGTGGAGGTCAACCTCGAAATTTTGGACCGTGCCAAGTTCGCGGAACATCGGCTTCGGGACGGCGATCGCGTGGAGATCCTGAGCTTTATCGGCGGAGGGGCGTTGTGTATCGGCGGCGGGGGCGTCGATGCGCCCCGCATGGGCGAACCGAGGGAATCGCCAAGAGCGCACGGCTTCCCCCGCCATTTTTTGAAGAGGGGGCTATGA
- the thiE gene encoding thiamine phosphate synthase: MRSVDFRLLLVTDRTQARGRPFLELLRQAVEAGLPAIQLRERDLPTRELIQLGREIGSFTKPRAVPLIVNDRVDLMLAMNLDGVHLRTNSLPLSAVRRLVGVDRLIGISTHSLSEVQAANQERADYVVFGPVFDTPSKRQFGSPVGLERLAEACRLSTAPVFAIGGITCAAVPAVRRAGAHGVAVIGAILGRDDVAAATRDLLAALAASSNSDARAIPRA, encoded by the coding sequence ATGCGGTCCGTTGATTTTCGTCTGCTGTTGGTCACGGATCGAACCCAAGCACGGGGGCGCCCCTTCCTGGAGCTTCTTCGTCAGGCCGTCGAGGCGGGGCTGCCGGCCATTCAGCTTCGCGAGCGAGATTTGCCGACACGAGAGCTGATTCAGTTGGGGCGCGAGATCGGCTCGTTTACGAAACCCAGGGCCGTGCCATTGATCGTCAACGATCGGGTCGATCTGATGTTGGCGATGAATCTGGACGGCGTTCATCTGCGCACCAACAGCCTCCCGCTCTCGGCCGTTCGCCGGCTGGTCGGAGTCGATCGACTGATTGGAATTTCGACGCATTCTCTCTCGGAAGTGCAAGCCGCCAATCAAGAGAGGGCGGACTACGTCGTGTTCGGGCCGGTCTTTGACACGCCGTCCAAGCGGCAGTTCGGATCTCCCGTCGGACTGGAGCGATTGGCCGAAGCCTGCCGGCTCTCGACGGCTCCGGTGTTCGCCATCGGAGGAATCACCTGTGCAGCGGTGCCTGCCGTTCGTCGAGCCGGCGCGCATGGCGTCGCGGTCATCGGGGCGATTCTCGGTCGCGACGACGTCGCCGCCGCGACGCGCGATCTGTTGGCCGCACTGGCTGCATCATCCAATTCCGATGCTCGCGCAATCCCGCGCGCGTAG
- the pafA gene encoding Pup--protein ligase, whose translation MKQRIFGLENEYGLIFSPNGRIYLPMEKVLGYIFEGLIPNSWPSNAFLVNGARFYQDTGCHPEYSTPECDNILDLVTHDKAGERLLEACLPAAEERLREEGLSGEIYIFKNNTDSLGNTYGCHENFLMRRDVDFWKVTEQLIPFFVTRQVFSGAGKVLKVSGKPQYFISQRAQHIHEKTSSSTTSSRSIINTRDEPHADAERYRRLHIIVGDSNMSEFATYLKVGTAALVLSMIEEGYLVHGVELEDPVKAIREIARDPTLKKKVRLDDARYMTAIEIQRVYLERARQYLDQEEHDATLDDVYAKWEAVLRQLEEDPMQLAHQIDWVTKKHLIQSYVDKKECGWDDPRVLLLDLQFHDVKRTRGLYYLLESRGLVERIVQEDAVQRAMSTPPQTTRAKVRGDFIRFARAKNRSYTVDWTYLKLNGYWEETILCMDPFSAVNRRVEELLSQMPGGRFHR comes from the coding sequence ATGAAACAAAGAATTTTCGGTCTCGAAAACGAGTACGGCCTCATCTTTTCGCCCAATGGGAGAATTTATCTCCCCATGGAAAAGGTCCTGGGCTACATCTTCGAGGGGCTGATCCCCAATAGTTGGCCGTCGAACGCCTTTCTCGTCAACGGTGCGAGGTTCTATCAGGACACCGGATGCCATCCGGAATACTCCACCCCTGAATGCGACAACATTCTTGATCTGGTGACTCACGACAAGGCCGGCGAGCGGCTGCTGGAGGCCTGCCTGCCGGCCGCCGAGGAGCGGCTTCGCGAAGAAGGATTGTCGGGCGAAATTTACATTTTCAAGAACAACACCGATTCGCTGGGCAACACCTACGGGTGTCACGAGAATTTTCTCATGCGGCGGGACGTCGATTTCTGGAAAGTCACGGAGCAATTGATCCCGTTTTTCGTGACGAGGCAGGTGTTCAGCGGGGCGGGAAAGGTCCTCAAGGTGTCCGGCAAGCCCCAGTATTTCATTTCCCAACGAGCGCAGCACATTCACGAAAAGACCTCCTCCTCCACGACGTCGTCCCGCAGCATCATCAACACGCGCGACGAGCCGCACGCCGACGCGGAACGCTACCGGCGGCTGCACATCATCGTGGGAGATTCCAACATGTCGGAATTCGCCACGTATCTCAAGGTGGGGACGGCGGCGCTGGTTCTGTCGATGATCGAAGAGGGCTATCTGGTTCATGGAGTGGAGCTGGAGGACCCCGTGAAGGCGATTCGCGAAATCGCAAGGGATCCCACCCTCAAGAAAAAAGTCCGGCTTGACGACGCCCGCTACATGACCGCCATTGAGATCCAGCGGGTCTATTTGGAGCGCGCGCGGCAGTATCTGGACCAGGAAGAACACGATGCGACGCTCGACGACGTGTATGCCAAGTGGGAGGCGGTGCTCCGTCAGTTGGAAGAAGATCCCATGCAGTTGGCGCATCAAATCGACTGGGTGACCAAGAAGCACCTGATTCAATCATATGTGGACAAGAAAGAGTGCGGATGGGATGATCCCCGCGTCTTGCTGTTGGATTTGCAATTCCACGACGTGAAGCGCACAAGAGGATTGTACTACTTGTTGGAATCGCGCGGGTTGGTCGAGCGGATCGTGCAAGAAGACGCCGTGCAACGGGCCATGTCCACGCCTCCGCAGACGACCAGAGCCAAGGTGCGAGGAGATTTCATTCGGTTCGCAAGGGCGAAGAACCGTTCCTACACGGTCGATTGGACCTATTTGAAGTTGAACGGCTACTGGGAGGAGACGATTCTCTGCATGGATCCGTTCAGCGCCGTGAATCGGCGGGTCGAGGAATTGCTGTCGCAGATGCCGGGAGGGCGGTTTCACCGATGA
- a CDS encoding helix-hairpin-helix domain-containing protein: MHENNRRLATLFRSMAELLSAQRANPYRVRAYQRAAEALLALEEDVAAVANRRQLEDIEGIGKDLAKKIVEFLESGTIRAYEELKTPLPPEVKAWVSLPGFSDSLVTYLYFRLGIRTLPDLEQLIRSHLLRTVPGFSGSEQELLDAVRRLMARMDRPTN, from the coding sequence ATGCACGAGAACAACCGGCGACTGGCGACTCTCTTTCGATCAATGGCTGAACTGCTCTCGGCTCAACGAGCGAACCCCTACCGCGTTCGGGCCTATCAACGGGCGGCGGAGGCCTTGCTGGCTCTCGAAGAAGACGTCGCCGCCGTTGCAAACCGGCGGCAGTTGGAAGACATCGAGGGGATCGGCAAAGACCTGGCCAAGAAAATCGTGGAATTTCTTGAGAGTGGAACGATCCGCGCCTATGAAGAGCTTAAAACCCCCTTGCCGCCGGAAGTAAAAGCCTGGGTCTCTCTGCCGGGGTTTTCAGATTCCCTTGTGACGTACCTGTACTTTCGCCTTGGTATTCGAACCCTTCCGGACTTGGAGCAACTGATCCGCTCCCATCTGCTTCGCACGGTGCCGGGATTTTCAGGGTCCGAGCAGGAATTGCTCGATGCCGTTCGGCGGCTCATGGCACGAATGGACCGGCCTACTAATTAG
- the dop gene encoding depupylase/deamidase Dop translates to MRKDTPTTRPRVLGTETEFGIAAKDSSVSDPVSSSIAVIGHYRRIPAPAAIWDYEHENPLLDARGFEVEGERERPNPDYNRQLNKVLANGGRLYVDGAHPEYSTPECSRAREVVAFERAGERILAQSLQEMARVVGRDLYVLYKNNSDGKGNSYGYHENYLVSRTVPFESIVRVLTPFLVTRPIFAGAGKVGAENQTSPAEYQISQRADFFECLVDLNTMVKRPIINTRDEPHADHAKYRRFHVIVGDANMAEVSTFLKVGTLSIVLDLLEAGATPPVIELDEPVRAFRQVSRDLEMKETIKLAGGGPTTAVAVQRAYLRAAKDFYAQEGCDDETRNVLARWEEVLDKLEQDPRLLVRELDWVAKRHLIESYMDRKRCGWDDPRTKLMDLQYHDVRPDRGLFYTLERGGHVDRIVHEEDIQRAELTPPPNTRAYFRGRCASKFARSLYGASWTSLLFDVGDGTIKRVPLMDPHRGTQALTGGLLDLVDSVDALIEKLKA, encoded by the coding sequence ATGCGGAAAGACACTCCGACGACTCGTCCGCGCGTGCTTGGCACCGAAACCGAATTCGGTATCGCGGCGAAGGACTCGTCCGTTTCCGATCCCGTGTCGAGCTCCATCGCCGTGATCGGACATTATAGGAGAATTCCCGCCCCCGCCGCGATTTGGGATTACGAGCACGAAAATCCCCTGCTGGACGCCAGAGGGTTCGAAGTCGAGGGAGAGCGGGAACGGCCCAACCCGGATTACAATCGACAACTCAACAAAGTGCTGGCCAACGGCGGACGGCTGTACGTGGACGGCGCCCATCCGGAATACTCCACGCCGGAATGTTCACGGGCTCGTGAAGTCGTGGCGTTTGAACGGGCGGGAGAGCGGATTCTGGCCCAAAGTCTTCAGGAAATGGCGAGGGTGGTGGGGCGGGATCTGTACGTTCTGTACAAGAACAATTCGGACGGCAAGGGCAACAGCTACGGGTATCATGAGAATTATCTGGTTTCCAGGACCGTGCCGTTCGAGAGCATCGTCAGGGTCCTGACGCCCTTTCTTGTCACGAGGCCGATCTTTGCCGGAGCCGGAAAAGTCGGAGCGGAAAATCAGACGAGCCCCGCCGAGTACCAGATTTCTCAGCGCGCGGATTTTTTTGAGTGTTTGGTCGATCTCAACACGATGGTCAAGCGACCGATCATCAACACCCGAGACGAGCCGCACGCCGACCACGCGAAGTATCGGCGGTTTCACGTCATCGTCGGCGACGCCAACATGGCCGAGGTCTCCACCTTTCTCAAGGTCGGAACCTTGAGCATCGTGCTCGATCTTTTGGAAGCAGGAGCCACGCCGCCGGTCATCGAGCTGGACGAGCCGGTCCGGGCGTTCCGGCAGGTGTCGCGCGATCTGGAGATGAAGGAGACGATCAAGTTGGCCGGGGGCGGTCCGACGACGGCCGTGGCCGTGCAGCGCGCCTACCTCCGGGCCGCCAAAGACTTTTACGCTCAAGAGGGCTGCGACGATGAAACACGGAACGTTCTCGCGCGGTGGGAGGAGGTGCTCGACAAGCTCGAGCAGGATCCACGCCTGCTGGTGCGGGAATTGGATTGGGTGGCCAAGCGCCATCTCATTGAATCCTATATGGACCGGAAGCGGTGCGGCTGGGACGATCCTCGAACGAAATTGATGGATCTTCAATACCACGACGTCCGTCCCGACCGCGGATTGTTTTATACCCTGGAGCGCGGCGGTCACGTTGATCGCATCGTGCATGAGGAAGATATCCAACGGGCCGAATTGACGCCTCCGCCGAACACGAGAGCGTACTTTCGGGGGCGCTGCGCGAGCAAGTTCGCCAGGTCGCTCTACGGCGCGAGCTGGACGTCGCTCTTGTTCGACGTGGGGGACGGGACCATCAAGCGAGTGCCGCTGATGGACCCGCATCGCGGCACCCAGGCGTTGACCGGCGGTTTATTGGACCTTGTTGACTCGGTCGACGCCTTGATTGAAAAGTTGAAGGCCTGA
- the arc gene encoding proteasome ATPase — MGESKNQQTRLRSLRDSVKKITKRLSERNAGMIHKNDEHAGETDRLREQIQSMEEEIRRLYQSRYQLEQVNKQNERLVAALQEAKTQIETLRAEVDKLTAPPSSYAIFSSLNEDGTGNVFVSGRKMKVSIHPSISGSQLRKGQEVVLNEALNVIEAKSFDRQGEVVRLKDVLEGGRALVTLHFDEEKVVELGDPLLADRLSVGDHLLYDPRSGYVIEKLPKSEAEELVLEEVPDVDYSRIGGLQKELEQVRDAVELPFLYPDLFAEYKLSAPKGVLLYGPPGCGKTLIAKAVANSIAKKLGHRTGKEIRSYFLHVKGPELLNKYVGESERQVREVFKKAKERAEDGHPVIVFFDEMDALFRTRGSGISSDIESTIVPQFLSEIDGVERLRNVIVIGASNRQDLIDPAVLRAGRLDVKVKVGRPDAEAARDIFSKYLSPDLPFDQSELDRHGGDRQAFVERLTVRIVETMYAASEENKFIEVTYANGEKEVLYFKDFASGALIEGIVSRAKKFAVKRAIAKEGHGLRLEDLLRAIREEFKEHEDLPNTTNPDDWAKIAGKKGEKIVHIRTISGGPGESRQIETVTTGHYL; from the coding sequence ATGGGAGAAAGCAAAAATCAACAGACCCGGCTCCGGTCCCTCCGCGATTCCGTCAAGAAAATCACCAAGCGGTTATCAGAGAGGAATGCGGGCATGATTCACAAAAACGACGAGCACGCCGGAGAAACCGACAGGCTTCGCGAGCAAATTCAGTCGATGGAGGAAGAAATCCGTCGCTTGTATCAATCGCGCTACCAGCTTGAGCAGGTGAACAAGCAGAATGAACGGCTGGTCGCGGCGCTTCAAGAGGCGAAGACGCAAATTGAAACGCTGCGCGCCGAAGTCGACAAGCTGACGGCTCCTCCTTCGTCGTACGCCATTTTCTCGAGCCTCAATGAGGACGGGACGGGAAACGTGTTCGTGTCCGGCAGAAAAATGAAAGTCAGCATTCATCCCTCCATCAGCGGTTCTCAATTGAGGAAGGGACAGGAGGTCGTGCTGAACGAAGCGCTCAACGTCATTGAGGCGAAGAGCTTCGACAGACAGGGGGAGGTGGTGCGACTCAAGGACGTGTTGGAGGGAGGACGCGCGCTCGTGACGTTGCACTTCGACGAAGAGAAAGTCGTCGAGTTGGGAGATCCGTTGCTGGCCGATCGATTGAGCGTCGGCGACCATCTCTTGTACGATCCTCGTTCCGGATACGTGATCGAAAAACTGCCGAAATCGGAAGCGGAAGAACTGGTGCTCGAAGAGGTTCCCGACGTCGATTACTCGCGTATCGGCGGGCTTCAGAAAGAGCTGGAGCAGGTACGGGACGCGGTCGAATTGCCGTTCCTATATCCGGACCTGTTCGCCGAGTACAAGCTGAGCGCTCCGAAGGGCGTCTTGTTGTATGGGCCGCCCGGCTGCGGCAAAACGCTCATCGCCAAGGCCGTCGCCAATTCGATCGCCAAAAAACTCGGTCACCGCACCGGTAAGGAGATCCGCAGCTATTTTCTCCACGTCAAAGGCCCTGAACTGCTCAACAAGTACGTCGGCGAGTCCGAACGGCAGGTACGGGAGGTCTTCAAAAAGGCGAAGGAGCGCGCGGAAGACGGTCATCCGGTGATCGTCTTTTTCGACGAAATGGATGCCTTGTTCAGGACGAGGGGGAGCGGCATCTCGTCCGACATCGAATCGACGATCGTTCCGCAATTTTTGTCGGAGATAGACGGAGTGGAGCGCCTGCGCAACGTGATCGTCATCGGAGCCAGCAACCGGCAGGATTTGATCGACCCTGCGGTGTTGCGGGCCGGACGGCTGGACGTCAAAGTCAAAGTCGGGCGTCCGGACGCCGAAGCGGCGCGGGACATTTTCTCAAAGTATCTGTCGCCGGATTTGCCGTTCGATCAGAGCGAGTTGGATCGACACGGGGGCGACCGCCAAGCCTTCGTGGAACGGCTGACTGTGCGGATCGTCGAGACCATGTATGCCGCCAGTGAGGAAAACAAGTTCATCGAGGTGACGTACGCCAACGGCGAAAAAGAAGTGCTGTATTTCAAGGATTTCGCCAGCGGAGCCTTGATCGAGGGCATCGTGTCGCGCGCCAAGAAATTCGCCGTCAAGCGGGCCATTGCAAAGGAGGGGCACGGTCTGCGGCTGGAAGATCTGTTGCGCGCCATCCGCGAGGAGTTTAAAGAGCACGAAGATCTTCCCAATACGACCAATCCGGATGATTGGGCGAAAATCGCCGGGAAGAAGGGCGAGAAGATCGTTCACATCAGAACGATCAGCGGCGGACCCGGCGAGTCCCGCCAGATCGAAACCGTGACCACCGGCCATTACCTCTGA